From a single Williamwhitmania taraxaci genomic region:
- a CDS encoding DNA polymerase III subunit alpha: MWITKSYNSLLYGTLPVEQLVAMAKTQGLQSLALTDINTSQGVMDFYKHCTQNGIKPLAGVEFRDGNHLLYTAIAKNLDGFREINEILSQCKEVKSMEAAKDYKFQNAFTLYPYGSRPVAKLRDGELITVRPSDVNRVRINVSAIDQCKMVALAPVAFADAMGYELHRHLRAMEANTLLSKLTPEMLAAADEVPVSPDDLRHRFASLPLLIENAELLADCCSLTIDLKGSKNKQTFTGSRYDDQLLLEKLAFDGLEYRYGRHDKVAVGRVQKELKIINDLNFSAYFLITWDIIRYSMSRGFYHVGRGSGANSVVAYCLRITDVDPIELNLYFERFLNPKRTSPPDFDIDYSWKDRDQVQDYIFKRYGKRHTALLGATVTFQGSSIVRELGKVYGLPKEEIDKIADGEVGEKERDHIVQRIFSIGSQLVDFPHVRSIHAGGVLVSEEPITTYTSLEMPPKGFPTTEWDMYVAEEIGFEKLDILSQRGIGHIKEAVDIIRANRGDDIDAHRVQQFKKDPKVKEQLQNGETIGCFYVESPAMRGLLKKLRCNDYLTLVAASSIIRPGVAKSGMMREYIQRFHNPTGFKYSHPVMEEQLGETYGVMVYQEDVLKVCHHFAGLDLADADILRRAMSGKFRSKGEFKRIEENFFNGAKELGRPQEVAQDVWRQVESFAGYSFSKAHSASYAVESFQSLYLKAHYPLEFMVAVINNFGGFYRTWVYFNEARRWGATINLPCVNQSTYTTCIYGTNIYVGFIHIANLEADLAHRIVTEREKNGLYQSLGDFTRRIGIGIEQLIILIRINAFRFTGKPKVALLWEAHTLLDKRKPEQPGGSLFHIPEKEFHLPHLEETIIEDIFDEIELLGFPVTLTWFDLLKTKFRGGPKARELPALVGHTIKTLGLLVHIKYVRTKHGQLMHFGTFLDLDGQFFDTLHFPDSLSHWPFKGTGVYLLQGVVTEEFSQPSITISKMAKLEIQPDPRAGK; encoded by the coding sequence GCCATTGCCAAGAATCTGGATGGCTTTAGGGAGATAAATGAGATACTCTCGCAGTGCAAGGAGGTAAAAAGTATGGAGGCTGCTAAAGATTACAAGTTTCAAAATGCCTTTACGCTCTACCCCTACGGCTCACGCCCCGTGGCCAAGCTGCGCGATGGCGAGCTAATAACCGTTCGCCCATCGGACGTAAACCGCGTGAGGATAAATGTCTCCGCCATCGATCAGTGCAAAATGGTGGCGCTGGCTCCGGTAGCCTTTGCCGATGCCATGGGCTACGAGCTGCACCGCCACCTCCGCGCCATGGAGGCCAACACGCTGCTGAGCAAATTAACCCCGGAGATGCTTGCCGCTGCCGACGAAGTTCCGGTTAGCCCCGACGACCTGCGCCATCGGTTTGCCTCGCTACCGCTACTGATCGAAAACGCCGAACTGCTGGCCGACTGCTGCTCGCTCACCATCGACCTCAAGGGAAGCAAGAACAAGCAGACCTTCACCGGTAGTCGCTACGACGACCAGCTGCTGCTGGAAAAACTTGCTTTCGATGGATTGGAATATCGCTACGGCCGCCACGATAAGGTTGCAGTAGGTCGCGTGCAGAAGGAGTTGAAAATAATCAACGACCTAAACTTTTCGGCCTACTTCCTCATTACGTGGGATATTATTCGCTACTCCATGAGCCGAGGCTTTTACCACGTGGGCCGGGGCAGCGGTGCCAACAGCGTGGTGGCCTACTGCCTGCGCATTACCGACGTGGATCCCATTGAGCTAAACCTCTACTTTGAACGGTTTCTGAACCCCAAGCGCACCTCCCCGCCCGATTTCGACATCGACTACAGCTGGAAAGATCGCGATCAGGTGCAAGACTACATCTTTAAGCGCTACGGAAAACGGCACACGGCCCTGCTTGGCGCAACCGTTACCTTTCAGGGCAGCTCCATTGTGCGGGAGCTGGGTAAGGTTTACGGCCTGCCCAAAGAGGAGATCGACAAAATTGCCGATGGCGAGGTGGGCGAAAAGGAGCGCGACCACATTGTGCAACGAATCTTCTCTATCGGAAGCCAACTGGTGGACTTTCCGCACGTACGGTCGATCCACGCCGGAGGAGTGCTTGTTTCGGAAGAGCCCATTACCACCTACACCTCGCTGGAAATGCCACCCAAGGGCTTCCCCACCACCGAGTGGGACATGTATGTGGCCGAGGAGATCGGATTCGAAAAGTTGGACATACTCAGCCAGCGGGGTATTGGGCACATCAAGGAGGCGGTGGATATTATTAGGGCAAACAGGGGCGACGATATCGACGCCCATCGAGTGCAGCAGTTCAAGAAAGATCCAAAGGTTAAGGAGCAGCTGCAAAACGGCGAAACAATAGGCTGTTTCTACGTGGAAAGTCCTGCTATGCGCGGACTGCTGAAGAAGCTGCGCTGCAACGACTACCTTACGCTGGTGGCAGCCAGCTCCATCATCCGCCCCGGGGTGGCCAAGAGCGGTATGATGCGCGAATACATCCAACGTTTCCACAACCCAACGGGATTCAAATACAGCCATCCGGTAATGGAGGAGCAGCTAGGCGAAACCTATGGCGTAATGGTTTACCAAGAGGATGTGCTAAAGGTGTGTCACCACTTTGCGGGCCTCGACCTTGCCGATGCCGATATCCTGCGCCGAGCCATGAGCGGGAAGTTTCGCTCAAAGGGCGAGTTCAAGCGCATTGAGGAGAACTTCTTCAATGGAGCAAAGGAGCTGGGACGGCCGCAAGAGGTGGCACAGGATGTGTGGCGGCAGGTGGAGTCGTTTGCCGGATACTCCTTCTCCAAGGCGCACTCCGCCTCCTACGCCGTGGAGAGCTTCCAAAGCCTCTACCTCAAGGCGCACTACCCGCTGGAGTTCATGGTGGCGGTGATCAACAACTTTGGAGGATTCTACCGCACATGGGTTTACTTTAACGAGGCCCGCCGATGGGGTGCCACCATCAATCTACCGTGTGTAAACCAAAGCACCTACACCACCTGCATATACGGAACCAATATCTACGTGGGCTTTATCCACATTGCCAACCTTGAGGCAGACCTTGCCCATCGAATTGTAACCGAGCGAGAGAAAAACGGCCTCTACCAAAGCCTTGGTGACTTTACCCGCCGCATTGGCATCGGCATTGAGCAACTCATAATACTTATCCGAATAAACGCCTTCCGATTCACCGGCAAGCCCAAGGTAGCCCTGCTGTGGGAAGCACACACCCTGCTCGATAAGCGCAAGCCAGAGCAGCCGGGCGGAAGCCTTTTCCATATCCCCGAAAAAGAATTTCATCTGCCCCACCTTGAAGAGACCATTATTGAGGATATTTTCGATGAGATAGAGCTGCTGGGATTTCCGGTAACACTTACATGGTTCGACCTTCTGAAAACCAAGTTCCGGGGAGGACCTAAAGCACGAGAACTCCCCGCGCTGGTAGGTCATACCATAAAAACGCTTGGGCTGCTGGTTCACATTAAATACGTGCGCACCAAGCACGGCCAGCTAATGCACTTTGGCACCTTCCTCGACCTCGATGGGCAATTCTTCGACACGCTACACTTCCCCGACAGCCTTTCGCACTGGCCCTTTAAAGGAACGGGTGTTTACCTGCTACAGGGAGTGGTTACCGAGGAGTTTAGCCAACCTAGCATTACCATAAGCAAAATGGCAAAATTGGAGATACAGCCTGATCCAAGAGCGGGAAAATAA
- a CDS encoding TolB-like translocation protein, with amino-acid sequence MTFGKNRVQYNQFRWSYFRYERFDVYFYQEGRDVAQYVAKIAESKLSEAEDLFYNPVDQRLIFVVYSRLTDFRQSNIGLVGASDEYNIGGTTVIIDNKISIYNEGDLNKLENQVAGAVAQVVIRNLLSGTSLSDKLTGDTGVELPEWFQTGLERYTAKDWSLQADADFKSGFIVGRYRKLITLRNEDAAIAGHAFWSFIAKTYGKGTISDILYLTRVNRDYNASIYQVLGISVKKLMKEWEAFYCNRYQDDSSRVAPEGTLVVKKPRVGVVVSQVKISPNGKQLSYVTNEMSKQTIWLYSLDRKKRKKVISFGHKLEQIPDLSTPVMAWHPNSELLTFIVEEKGWMYLYYFNVATREMSKRMLPEFRKVLSYSFSPDAKRLVLSAVRDGKNDLFLFSMASGNVERITNDPYSDIDPRFVKKGTAIMFSSDRSSDTLLVKDIVDFVPRKSKDLFVVDYPLTSNPPIAQRLDDYTPSLKRGAVELLGDRTVFLSDQNGIANRYVARSDSAINFIDTSIHYRHFLFSKPQTNYKGWITTADYNPTASMFAEVVQADGRSRTYFGKSDFAGEINGTSKLKPTVYAAELQRRDYLADSIAAVTPKTVIISAVFADSVKRANTLTDSSFVDVNGYVFEEEKLNAYFAKQYGDYFYIQKDGDEAVERKKARVYETNFYPHYLVNQIDFGFLNSSYQAFTGGAVYFNPGMNVLFKVGTRDLFEDYRLVGGVKFSSDFASNEYLLSFENLKKRVDKQIVFHRQAFKNETGDFIEKIHSHEVLLSLKYPFTQVSAIKGTFIVRHDRQVILSTDIQTLGAVNSNKLWTGVKFEYIFDNTIRRGVNIFYGTRYKAFSESYLQINGNTDDLHVLGFDFRHYAKIHRDLIFATRFATSTSFGSARLVYYLGSVDNWINLNSTVPTFNSNIPIKQRANYAFQTLATNMRGFSQNIRNGNSFAVLNNEVRWPFVRYFANHSFSSGFWDNLQVCLFGDVGTAWTGLTPYSGENSYDKRIYYNGPITVEVETNIEPIVYGYGFGVRSKVLGYFMRFDWAWGVDSGVRQPRIFYFSLSTDF; translated from the coding sequence ATGACTTTCGGTAAAAACCGGGTCCAGTACAACCAGTTTCGTTGGAGTTACTTTCGTTACGAGCGATTCGACGTTTACTTCTACCAAGAGGGTCGGGATGTGGCGCAATACGTTGCAAAGATTGCCGAAAGTAAGCTCTCAGAGGCTGAGGATTTATTCTACAATCCAGTCGATCAACGTCTAATTTTTGTGGTCTATAGCCGGCTTACCGACTTTCGGCAAAGCAATATTGGTCTTGTTGGTGCTTCCGACGAGTATAATATTGGAGGCACAACGGTTATTATTGACAATAAAATCTCCATTTATAACGAGGGCGATTTAAACAAACTTGAGAATCAGGTGGCTGGAGCTGTGGCCCAAGTGGTGATTCGAAACTTGTTGTCGGGTACATCTCTTAGCGATAAGTTAACTGGGGATACCGGAGTAGAACTTCCGGAGTGGTTTCAAACGGGACTGGAGCGTTATACCGCCAAGGATTGGTCGTTACAAGCTGATGCCGATTTTAAAAGTGGTTTTATTGTGGGACGTTACCGTAAGCTAATCACCCTTCGCAACGAGGATGCTGCAATTGCCGGACATGCTTTCTGGTCATTTATTGCTAAAACATATGGAAAGGGAACCATTTCCGATATACTCTACCTTACTCGGGTAAACCGAGATTATAACGCCTCTATTTATCAGGTTTTGGGCATTTCTGTAAAGAAGTTGATGAAGGAGTGGGAGGCATTTTACTGCAACCGATACCAAGACGACAGCAGTAGAGTTGCCCCCGAAGGCACGCTTGTGGTAAAGAAACCGCGTGTGGGGGTTGTTGTTTCTCAAGTAAAGATTAGCCCCAACGGAAAACAACTGTCGTATGTGACTAACGAAATGAGTAAGCAAACTATTTGGCTCTACTCTCTCGACAGAAAGAAGCGTAAAAAAGTAATTTCCTTTGGACATAAGTTGGAGCAGATCCCCGATTTATCGACACCAGTAATGGCTTGGCATCCTAATTCGGAGCTGCTCACGTTTATTGTGGAGGAAAAGGGTTGGATGTATCTTTACTACTTCAATGTAGCTACCCGGGAAATGTCCAAGCGGATGCTTCCTGAATTCAGGAAGGTGCTTAGCTACTCATTCTCACCCGATGCCAAGCGTTTAGTGCTTTCAGCCGTAAGGGATGGGAAAAACGACCTCTTCCTGTTTTCAATGGCCAGTGGAAACGTTGAACGGATAACCAACGATCCATACTCGGATATTGACCCACGGTTCGTGAAGAAGGGAACCGCCATCATGTTTTCATCCGACCGGTCTTCGGATACCTTGCTAGTAAAGGATATTGTTGATTTCGTCCCACGTAAGTCAAAAGATTTGTTTGTAGTAGATTATCCGTTGACCTCCAATCCACCTATTGCGCAGCGTCTTGACGATTACACTCCTTCATTAAAGCGTGGAGCTGTCGAATTATTGGGTGATAGAACGGTTTTCTTAAGCGATCAGAATGGAATTGCCAATAGATATGTGGCACGATCCGATAGCGCCATTAACTTTATTGATACGTCTATTCACTACCGTCACTTTTTGTTCTCAAAACCTCAGACAAACTATAAAGGGTGGATAACTACTGCCGATTATAATCCCACCGCATCAATGTTTGCTGAGGTAGTGCAGGCAGATGGGCGCAGTAGAACCTATTTTGGAAAATCCGACTTTGCGGGTGAGATCAATGGCACGTCGAAACTAAAGCCAACCGTATATGCGGCAGAGCTGCAGCGACGCGATTATCTTGCCGATAGCATTGCTGCGGTTACACCTAAAACTGTCATTATTTCTGCAGTGTTTGCCGACAGTGTGAAGCGTGCAAATACCCTAACGGACTCATCCTTCGTCGATGTGAATGGGTATGTGTTTGAGGAGGAGAAACTCAATGCTTATTTCGCTAAGCAGTATGGCGATTATTTTTATATTCAGAAGGATGGAGACGAGGCAGTAGAACGAAAGAAGGCACGCGTTTATGAGACAAATTTCTATCCACACTACTTGGTGAATCAGATTGATTTCGGGTTTCTAAACTCTTCTTATCAGGCCTTTACCGGTGGTGCCGTATATTTTAATCCGGGCATGAATGTTCTTTTTAAGGTTGGTACGCGCGATTTGTTTGAGGATTATCGATTAGTAGGTGGTGTTAAGTTTTCCAGCGATTTTGCCAGTAATGAGTATCTCCTCAGCTTCGAAAACCTAAAGAAACGAGTCGATAAGCAAATTGTGTTTCACCGACAGGCATTTAAAAACGAAACGGGCGATTTCATTGAGAAGATTCATTCTCACGAGGTTTTGCTTTCGCTGAAATATCCCTTTACCCAAGTTTCGGCAATTAAAGGAACGTTTATTGTCCGTCACGACAGGCAGGTTATCCTGAGTACCGATATACAAACCCTTGGAGCAGTAAATTCCAATAAACTTTGGACTGGTGTTAAGTTTGAGTATATATTTGATAATACGATTCGTCGAGGTGTAAATATTTTCTATGGAACACGCTATAAGGCGTTTTCCGAATCATACCTACAGATTAATGGCAATACAGACGATTTGCACGTGTTGGGTTTCGATTTCCGTCACTATGCCAAGATCCATCGCGATCTGATATTTGCTACGCGGTTCGCAACCTCTACATCCTTTGGTAGTGCTCGTCTTGTTTACTATCTCGGAAGCGTGGATAACTGGATAAACCTCAATAGCACTGTTCCTACCTTCAATAGTAACATTCCCATAAAGCAACGGGCAAACTACGCCTTCCAGACATTGGCAACAAACATGCGCGGTTTCTCACAAAACATACGTAACGGAAATAGTTTTGCTGTTCTCAACAACGAGGTGCGTTGGCCATTTGTAAGATACTTTGCGAATCATTCCTTTAGTTCCGGATTTTGGGATAACCTCCAAGTTTGCCTTTTTGGCGATGTTGGAACTGCCTGGACTGGCCTTACTCCTTATTCGGGAGAGAATAGTTACGATAAGCGTATCTATTATAATGGTCCAATAACCGTAGAAGTCGAAACGAATATTGAGCCCATTGTCTACGGTTACGGTTTTGGGGTAAGAAGTAAAGTACTTGGATATTTCATGCGGTTTGATTGGGCTTGGGGTGTTGATTCTGGCGTTCGCCAGCCAAGGATTTTTTACTTTTCATTAAGTACCGATTTCTAA
- a CDS encoding DUF362 domain-containing protein, which yields MAYKIGEDCTACGTCIDECPVEAISSGDIYKIDAEICTDCGSCADVCPVEAIHPA from the coding sequence ATGGCTTATAAGATTGGTGAAGATTGCACCGCTTGCGGTACATGTATCGACGAGTGTCCTGTAGAGGCTATCTCCTCAGGCGATATCTACAAAATTGATGCAGAAATCTGCACCGATTGCGGTTCTTGTGCTGATGTTTGCCCAGTAGAGGCTATCCACCCAGCATAA
- a CDS encoding M20 metallopeptidase family protein, with the protein MVDGMQLQEAGKQLLSDLKTLRRNLHQNPELSFQEINTSAIIKERLTLLGIENHPIVGTGVYGLIRCGKPNADLIALRADMDALPVTEATGLPFASKQAGVMHACGHDMHMTCLLGAAELLLKFRAQLSNDILLVFQPAEEVLPGGAIKIIEEGLFDRFKPKAFLALHVDPDIPTGKFGFRPGRYMASGDEIYLRVHGKGGHAAMPHRLTDTVLAASEIIVSLQQIVSRKAPAGIPTVLSFGRFIADGATNVIPDEVFLSGTFRTFDEPWRNQAHTLIREVASNIAKAHGAECSIEIKPGYPCLYNDHELTDLSTTTLATLFGPESIVALDIRMTTEDFAHYAQLFPSVFFRLGVAGEKGAGRLHAGNFQPDEEAIFYGSTSIAWLAMVW; encoded by the coding sequence ATGGTAGATGGAATGCAACTCCAAGAGGCTGGCAAACAGCTGCTTTCGGATTTAAAAACTTTGCGACGTAATTTGCACCAAAACCCTGAACTCTCGTTTCAGGAGATTAATACTTCTGCCATAATAAAAGAGCGCCTTACCCTGCTAGGTATCGAGAATCATCCGATTGTAGGAACTGGTGTTTACGGCCTTATTCGATGTGGCAAACCCAATGCCGACCTGATTGCTCTGCGTGCCGATATGGATGCCCTTCCCGTTACAGAGGCAACGGGGTTGCCCTTTGCCTCAAAACAGGCAGGTGTAATGCATGCTTGTGGTCACGACATGCATATGACGTGCCTGTTGGGTGCTGCGGAGTTACTTTTGAAGTTTCGTGCTCAATTATCCAACGATATTTTGCTCGTATTCCAACCGGCAGAGGAGGTTTTGCCCGGTGGAGCCATAAAAATTATAGAGGAGGGACTTTTCGATAGGTTCAAACCAAAAGCCTTTTTGGCACTGCATGTCGATCCTGATATTCCTACTGGTAAATTTGGCTTTCGACCGGGACGCTATATGGCATCTGGCGATGAGATCTATCTTCGGGTTCATGGAAAAGGTGGTCATGCCGCCATGCCACACCGATTAACTGATACAGTTTTGGCTGCTTCTGAAATTATTGTTTCGTTGCAGCAGATTGTCAGCCGCAAGGCCCCCGCAGGAATACCCACTGTCCTTTCTTTTGGGCGATTTATTGCCGATGGTGCCACCAACGTAATACCCGACGAGGTATTTCTCTCGGGGACTTTCCGAACCTTTGATGAACCGTGGCGCAATCAAGCCCATACTCTAATAAGGGAGGTCGCCAGTAATATAGCAAAGGCGCACGGAGCTGAGTGTAGCATTGAAATAAAGCCTGGCTATCCGTGCCTTTACAACGATCATGAACTTACAGACCTGTCGACCACTACTTTGGCTACACTTTTTGGACCGGAATCCATAGTTGCCCTCGATATTCGAATGACAACGGAGGATTTTGCTCATTACGCGCAGCTTTTCCCATCAGTATTTTTTAGGCTTGGGGTAGCTGGCGAGAAAGGCGCCGGACGACTCCATGCGGGCAACTTTCAACCCGACGAAGAGGCTATTTTTTATGGCTCTACTTCTATTGCCTGGTTGGCGATGGTGTGGTAG